DNA sequence from the Parasphingorhabdus cellanae genome:
TCGTGCCTGAAAGTGCCACTTGAAGCGACGGATATTGCGCTTCAATTTCGTCGACCAGTGACCGCGCCGCAGCAACGGCCTGTGGGATCTCACTAGGATTGAGCTCTGGGAACGGGAGCGTTACCGACACAAGGACAGCCCGGCCATCTTCGGAAATGACATTGTTGACCAGTGTGGGCTCTCTCAGCGCAATTTTGGCGCGTGACCGAATTTCAGCATCCGACATATTCTCGGTGTCTCGAAACAGATTTTCGACAACCAGTGAATCGGTTCCATCCGCATATGTGTGCTGATAGTTCGTGATTGAATCGACACGGGACGCGAATGGAATGGTCCACGCCTTTTCGGTCAGAGCTTCCGAGGCCTCTGCCAAGGAGCGTGAAAATCCTGGCGCTTTTTCATCATAGAGCAGGAAAAACAGATTATCGTTGCGCGTATAAACATTTTGAAATTCACCAAAAGCAATCAGGTCTGGATTATTCTCACCAAAAAATACCCGGTAGTTTCCATCAAAGGTCAATTTCGAGAGACCGCCGCCGGCGGTGATGCTAACAACGATGATCATAAGCGCCAGAAGCCAGCGAAATTTCACGATGAAATCTGAGATATGATATGGTTTGGTGGAGTGGTTGGTTGGTTCTGGCATAAGATATTTTCGGCCTTTTTTTGACCGCAAGACTCCCTGCTCTGAGGAATGGCAATTCGCTCAGATTTTTCTGATTTTAATTTCAAAGAACGCTCAGGTTACCGGAACTGCGTCAATTTTCGTTTTGTGCAAGGATGACTGTTGCACGCAAAACCGAAACCTTCTCGTTCGCGTGCGATCAATATTTCAGTGTTGGGAGGCGGTCGCAAGAAGGCAGTAATTGCGTAGAAGCAGCACTACAGGCTACCAGGTACGCGATAACATACTAAGCGGAATGGCCAAATTTAGACGTTTTTTTAGACTGGAATGACCATTACATAGGCTGCAAAAAATAGGTCATTTTTTTTGCGGAGGATTCTCTTTCACCCACCAGTCGTGCATGGCCATGAACATTTCCTGCAACTCATGCGCGCGCTTCGTGGCGGTATATTCGACGCGGGGCGGCACCTCCGGGTAAATTTTGCGTTCAACCAATCCGTCGGCTTCCAGCGCACGCAATTGTTTCGTCAACATCGTCTGCGTCACTCCATCAATCATCCGGCGCAGTTCGTTGAAACGTTTCATGCCGCGAAAAACCAAAATCTGCAGAATTATAAGTTTCCATTTCCCGCCGATCAATTTTGCTATGTCGGGCATGGGACACAATCCGTCTTCATAAACAGGAATGGGTGCAGCTTTCAGTGATGTGACTTTATTCAATGCTTCCTCCAGTTTTCAGAGTTGGTATCTTTCTTGATACTATATACGCAAAATCTGCCTTCTTGCGAAAGAATACCAAACCTATAGTTTCTTTGCAAACACCATTCATCATTTAGGAAAGTGAACGATTATGACCATGACCGTATATGCCGTATCAGGCGCTCCTCGAGCTTGGAGAGTGCTTGCCGGCCTCACATTCAAAGAACTCGAATATGATATTCATTACCTCGAAGCCTCGAAGGGTGAGCATAAAGCCGCCGAATATCTGGAAATCAATCCCCGCGGCACCGTGCCGTCCCTTGTTAAAGATGATCTCATCTTGCGGGATTCGATAGGCATTCTGGCCTGGTTGGATCGCGAGTTTCCGAAAAAACCGCTATTTGGGCGAAATGCCGCCGAGGCAGCCAACATCTGGCAAAATGTACTGGAAACGGTCGATTATCTGCGTGCCGCCCACAATGATGTTTTCTTCTCAATCCTTGTACAGGGAATCCCGGTGACCGAGGCTCCATCTGACGAGCGCAAGGCGAAGGACCAAGCTGCTGACAAACTTAGGTTTGAATGCGAACGCCTTGAAAAAATGTTGGCTCAGGCAGACTATTTGTGCGGTGACTATCCAACCGCAGCGGATGCGGTCGCCTTTCCCGATATCCGACTGATACAGCGTGCGATGGAAATAAAGCCCGATGATATGGTGATGCTGGGACTTGATGGATTGGATCGTGAGTTCCCCAAACTTGAAGCTTGGAAATCTCGCGTGGAAGCTTTGCCCGGAATGTCGAAAACGCTGCCGCCTCATTGGTCGTCATAGGGCTGGAAGTTGGCCCGGATCAACGCTTTACCATCGTGGTTATTGCAATCGAGGTGCATCGGGGTCGAAAACGATAAGCGATTTGATCGGTATGAATGGCTGTGTACTCGCTTCAAAATATATCGGGATTTACAAGAAACTTTCCATATTTCTGTTTCGAAATTGGGAGCAGAGATGGTGCGGCTGGCCAATTAATTTTGCGGACAATGGGGTGACCCAAACTTCGAGGAGACCAATATGAATTTGAATGTGCAGCAGTTTATCGACTGGTATGGGGAAGGGTCAAATGGCGCCTCTCCAACAGAACAGCAATGGAGGCAGATTCTTACGCTGCCGGAGAATGAACCGGTTACGTTGATCAACTTCTTCAAGCTGAACGAAACCGCAAATTATCCCGCCCGTTCCGATACCTTCGAAACCAGTGTCTCGGGTGAGGAAGCATTTAACCGATATGCGGAGGTCAGTGTCCCGACGATGGAGCGCGTTGGGGGCAAGTTTCTTCATGTTGGCCCTTTTTCCGGCATGTTTATTGGCGAAGAAGAGCACTGGGATATCGTTGCGATCGGCGCATATCCTGACTTGCATGCGCTCGTCTCCCTTTACTCCGATGAAGGTTACCGCGCCGCCTTCATCCATCGAACCGCCGCTTGCGCGAGGCAAAAAGTCCTTGTGGCAACGGAATAAGGAGAATTCATAATGACATCGCAAAATTACAAACGCATCATCGCCGTGAAAGCTGATGCCGAAAAGTCCTATTGGGCTTTGACCGAAGGCATGCATGAATGGTGGACCAGACCGGACGCTCCGATGAAGGAAATGGGAGATCGGTCAAAGTTCACCTTTCCACCGGGAAACGGTTACTGGACTTTTGAGGCTACCGCCCTTGAACCTGGCAGATGTGTTGAAATGGTCTGTATCGAGGCTCTTCATTTGCATGAAGATATGCCCCAAGAGATTGAAACCGAATGGCTGGACACTCGAGTTCGTTGGGACATTCGCTCAAATGGTAACCAGACCGACATTATGATTGAACATCACGGCCTCATTCCGGGTCTTCATTGTTATGAAATCTGCGAAGCCGGGTGGGACATGTTCTTCGTCGATAGCCTGCAGGCATTTCTCAATACTGGAAAAGGGAATCCTCACTGTGCACCTACAAATGACCGACACGGATAATCCGCGATGACTAAACAACATTTGGTTATTTGGGCATTGGCGTTGGTGATTACCATCTTCATCAGTATCTTCTGGCACGTCATTCTATTTGAACAGGCCTATCTTAATCTCGGTGTCTATACCCGTATGGACAGTCCCATTTATGGCTTTGGCCTAGTGGCCTGGCTGATGGAAAGTACGGCTTTTGTCGTAATCTATTTTCGCAGCAGTTGGTCAAGTGAAGGTATTTCTGGCGGGTTAAAACTGGCAATGTTGATGGCTATCTTTACCGCAGCGGCATCCGTGATGGGCTCCGCTGCAAAGGTACAGATCAATGATCTTACGCAATGGTTTTTGCTTTCCGGCGGATTTCTCGCCGCGCATTTTGGGATGCTTGGGCTAGCCGTCGGATGGCTCAATCGGAAACTGGGTATGGAGTATGAGTTGTGATTGGTCACTTGGTGATTAATTTCATATGTACTTGAGGATACGGGAGCCGCTCCTAACCGCCAATGCTTATCTTTTTCACAACATCCAAGAACACCAGTTAACTTAAGGTGGCAGTTCATTGTGAAACTTTATGGCGCGAACGCTGGCAATGCCAAGAGAGTTCGAATTTTCATAGCCGAAAAGCGTATAGAATTGCCACGTGAAACGCTTGACCTCGGAACCGATACAAGGTCTCCAGAATACCTAAAGATAAACTCTCTGGTTGAAGTTCCTGCTCTGGCATTAGATGACGGGCAAATCATCACGGAAAGTATGGCGATATCTCGTTATTTGGAATTGATATATCCTGACAAAATATTGATGCGGAAAAGCCCAATTGAGCAGGCTCAAATTGAAATGTGGTCCCAGCGTATTTTCTGGCAGCTGTTTTTGCCGATTGGGCAAATGGTGCGGCACGAATTGCCGCTATTCTCCAACGTTCTCGAACAAGTTCCCGAATTTGCCGCAGCACAGAGGCGCGCCATGCCCGGCAAGTGGCGTTGGTTAGACCGGGAAATGTCAGATGGTAGACGATTTATCGTAGGTAACAGTTTCTCTTTTGCTGATATTCAGGGAATGGTTCCGTTGATGCTAGGAGATATTTTTGATCTCAGTGTTCCGGGCGATTGTAAAAATGTTTTAAATTGGGCCAATTCCCTGCGCCGGCGGTCGAGTTGGACAGCATGACTGTGTCTGGTGAATGTCTTGACCGAGAGCTACATACTTCGCTCCAATATTCGGTGACTGCCCTTGCT
Encoded proteins:
- a CDS encoding DUF1330 domain-containing protein, with translation MNLNVQQFIDWYGEGSNGASPTEQQWRQILTLPENEPVTLINFFKLNETANYPARSDTFETSVSGEEAFNRYAEVSVPTMERVGGKFLHVGPFSGMFIGEEEHWDIVAIGAYPDLHALVSLYSDEGYRAAFIHRTAACARQKVLVATE
- a CDS encoding glutathione S-transferase family protein — encoded protein: MKLYGANAGNAKRVRIFIAEKRIELPRETLDLGTDTRSPEYLKINSLVEVPALALDDGQIITESMAISRYLELIYPDKILMRKSPIEQAQIEMWSQRIFWQLFLPIGQMVRHELPLFSNVLEQVPEFAAAQRRAMPGKWRWLDREMSDGRRFIVGNSFSFADIQGMVPLMLGDIFDLSVPGDCKNVLNWANSLRRRSSWTA
- a CDS encoding winged helix-turn-helix transcriptional regulator, whose translation is MPDIAKLIGGKWKLIILQILVFRGMKRFNELRRMIDGVTQTMLTKQLRALEADGLVERKIYPEVPPRVEYTATKRAHELQEMFMAMHDWWVKENPPQKK
- a CDS encoding glutathione S-transferase family protein, whose translation is MTMTVYAVSGAPRAWRVLAGLTFKELEYDIHYLEASKGEHKAAEYLEINPRGTVPSLVKDDLILRDSIGILAWLDREFPKKPLFGRNAAEAANIWQNVLETVDYLRAAHNDVFFSILVQGIPVTEAPSDERKAKDQAADKLRFECERLEKMLAQADYLCGDYPTAADAVAFPDIRLIQRAMEIKPDDMVMLGLDGLDREFPKLEAWKSRVEALPGMSKTLPPHWSS